One Bactrocera dorsalis isolate Fly_Bdor unplaced genomic scaffold, ASM2337382v1 BdCtg048, whole genome shotgun sequence genomic window carries:
- the LOC125780024 gene encoding uncharacterized protein LOC125780024 produces the protein MHPLTVDQLRRQKEDIVCHICGMELLLSDRVADHCHLTGEYKGPAHKKCNLEYQIANFIPIFFHNLSKYDCHLFIKELSSVKGDINIIPLNKELYISISKRIYINDKDTIELRFLDSFRFMPSSLDSLAKNLNNNDLEITKTFFPNDHHFDLMKRKGIFPYDYLDSETCLNETQLPARSHFFNKLSNESCSIEDYQYAQNVWTTFNCSNLLDYLFLYLKVDVLLLSDIFENFRKLCKGIYRLDPCQYYTSPGLSWDAMLKITRTELELFTDENMHNFILSGIRGGIVQCCKRHSVANNKYLSDYDATKPSNFIIYLDVNNLYGYAMSHNLPHSNFEWVENVDDFNVFSIPEDSLVGYILEVDLDYPITTHNIHNDFPLCFENKKIGSMKNSKLIGDLGNKVKYIIHYKRLQQCIKHGLVLKKIHRILQFNQSDWLKKYIDLNNYHRTLAANKFEENFFKLLNNAVYGKTMENVNKRVDVKLVQNWENTNIGGRGRKRLGARALIAKPNFHSLSKFSDNLLAIQLKQVSVLYNKPIYIGFSVLELSKFKMYSFHYDYIKEKYKNNITLNYMDTDSFIYDIQTDDFYNDIRNDISKFFDTSSYPIENIFNFPRLNKKVLGMMKDECNGKLIKEFIGLRAKIYSFRIDNDVNETKKIKGIKKCVTSTLSLNDFKKCLLENKVYNASMYTFRSKLHTIYTQNICKVALSNVDDKRIVRENHIDTYAYGHFKTL, from the coding sequence ATGCATCCATTAACTGTCGACCAACTTAGACGTCAAAAAGAGGATATAGTTTGTCATATTTGTGGAATGGAACTTTTATTAAGTGATAGGGTAGCAGACCATTGTCATTTAACTGGTGAATATAAAGGTCCGgcacataaaaaatgtaatttggaATATCAGATAGCAAattttattccaatattttttcataatttatcgAAATATGATTGCCATCTATTTATTAAAGAATTGTCATCTGTTAAGGGagatataaatattattccCTTAAACAAAGAGTTGTACATTTCGATATCAAAGAGAATATATATTAATGATAAAGATACAATTGAACTTAGGTTTTTAGATTCTTTCCGATTCATGCCTTCTAGTTTAGACAGTTTAGCtaagaatttaaataataatgatttAGAAATTACAAAGACTTTTTTCCCTAACGATCACCATTTTGATTTAATGAAACGTAAAGGTATTTTCCCATATGACTACTTAGATTCAGAAACATGTCTCAACGAAACACAATTACCTGCTCGTTcacatttctttaataaattatcaAATGAATCATGTAGTATCGAAGATTATCAATATGCTCAAAATGTTTGGACAACATTCAATTGTTCCAATTTATtagattatttatttttatatctaaaagtAGATGTGCTACTCCTCAgtgacatttttgaaaattttagaaaattatgtaAAGGAATTTATCGACTAGATCCATGCCAATATTATACATCTCCAGGATTATCTTGGGATGCAATGCTCAAAATAACTAGAACAGAATTAGAATTGTTTACTGATGAAAAcatgcataattttattttgtccgGTATTAGGGGAGGTATTGTTCAATGTTGTAAACGGCATTCAGTTgctaacaataaatatttaagtgattACGATGCGACTAAGCcttcaaattttataatttatttagatgttaataatttatatggttATGCTATGTCACACAATCTTCCTCATAGCAATTTTGAATGGGTTGAAAACGTAGatgattttaatgtttttagtatACCAGAAGATTCTTTAGTTGGTTACATATTAGAAGTAGATTTAGATTATCCTATAACCACTCACAATATTCATAATGACTTCCCATTgtgtttcgaaaataaaaaaattggatcaatgaaaaattcaaagttaATTGGTGATTTGGGAAATaaggtaaaatatataattcattaTAAAAGATTACAACAGTGTATTAAACATGGTCTTgtattgaagaaaattcatagaATTCTACAATTTAATCAATCGgattggttaaaaaaatatattgatttaaataattatcaTAGAACATTAGCAGCAAATaagtttgaagaaaatttttttaaattattaaataatgcgGTGTATGGGAAAACTatggaaaatgtaaataaaagagtaGATGTTAAATTAGTACAAAATTGGGAAAATACTAATATTGGTGGAAGAGGCAGGAAAAGATTAGGTGCTAGAGCCTTAATAGCTAAACCCAATTTCCATAGTCTGAGCAAATTTTCTGATAATTTATTAGCGATTCAATTGAAACAAGTATCAGTTCTGTACAACAAACCGATATATATTGGTTTTTCCGTTTTAGaactttctaaatttaaaatgtatagtTTCCATTATGATTATATCaaagagaaatataaaaataatattacctTGAATTATATGGATACTGATTCATTCATTTATGATATTCAAACTGATGACTTTTATAATGATATTCgtaatgatatttcaaaattttttgatacttCTTCATAtccaatagaaaatatttttaattttcctcgATTGAATAAGAAGGTTTTAGGTATGATGAAGGATGAATGTAATGGAAAGTtgataaaagaatttattggGTTAAGAgcgaaaatttattcatttagaATTGATAATGATGTAAATGAAACTAAGAAAATTAAGGGAATAAAAAAGTGTGTAACTTCTACATTGAgcttaaatgattttaaaaaatgtctgttagaaaataaagtttataatgCGTCAATGTATACATTTAGATCTAAGCTGCATACgatttatacccaaaatatttgtaaagtaGCTCTAAGCAATGTAGATGATAAGCGAATTGTACGGGAAAATCATATTGATACTTATGCTTATGGTCATTTCAAaacattataa